GCTTTCAAATTTATGACCATTGTTAATAAGTCTCTCTTTTAATTCCTGAAAATTTTCAATTATTCCATTATGGACAATTGCTAAAATCTTTTGGCAGTCTAAAAAGGGATGGGCATTTTCGTCGCTTACCTTTCCGTGGGTTGCCCAGCGGGTATGGCCAATGCCAATTAAAGTATCTCCTTCTTGATAAGAAAATAGGGGAGTAGAATTTAAAATCTCCTTTAATTTAAATAACCTGCCAGCAGTCTTTTTCACAAAGATTTTCCCTTGATAATTTACCGCAATACCGCAGGAATCGTATCCCCGATATTCCAATCTTTCTAAGGCAACTAATAAAACCGAAGTAATATCCCGTGAACCAATATAGCCAACAATTCCACACATATTATTTTAAAATCTCATAAACTTGTTTAACAATCTTTTCATCATCGGCATTGATTATTATTCGCAAAAGATTTTCGGTATTAGAAGGTCTTAAATGGAATAAGAAATTTCTTTTGAAAAAGAAAAAGCCATCTTCTTCACTAATAAAATAAGGCTTTTTAAATAACTTAATAAAATTGTTTTTCACTTTTTCCTTCATCTTTAAAAAATTTTTAGTATCAAATGCCATTTTCTCTTTAATAATTATGTAATCATTAAAACTCTTTTTCAATATTGATAAGGGCTTATCTTTTTCTTTGATTAAAGATAGAATAAAATAGAAAGCAACAAAACCATCTCTTGTTAGATTAATATCTTTAACAATCACACCACCGTTTCCCTCACCACCAATAAGGCTTTTTCTTTTTAACATTTGATAAACAACATTACTTTCGCCAACCTTTGTTCGATACAAAGGGACATTAAACTTTTCACAAACATCATTTACCAAAAGGCTTGTTGAGAAATTACAGACAACAGGTGTTCTTTTCTTTTCTAAAAAATATAAAAGAGTTAAAGGAAGAGTATATTCTTCACTTAAAATTTCACCATTTTCACAGACAAAAGCAACTCTATCACCATCCGGGTCAAAACCAATTCCCAAATCTAATTTTTCTTTCTTTATAAAATTAGCCAATTTTCTTAAAGAATTCTTAGAAGGCTCTGGTGGTCTGGGAAAATCCTTTTTAATTTCCTTTTCACAAAATAAGAAACTTGCCTTTAAATTTAAATAATTACAGAAATAATTAATTTCTGAACTTGCTGAGCCATTAACACAATCAATTCCGATTTTCAAGTCCTTAAAAGATAGGTTCTTAAATATTTTATACCTACTAATTTTTAACAGATGTTTTTGATAAATAAGTTCTTTATTAAAACTTTCAATTTTTGGTAAATCTTTTCTTTCTAAGTTTTTAATATCATCAAAACTAAATTTTTTAATCTCTTTCTCAAAAAGAAACCTGCCTTTAGAAGATACAAATTTCAAACCATTTTCATTAATTGGATTATGGGAAGCGGTAATAATAATTCCTGGTAGTTTTAATATCTGAGAGGCAAAAACCAATGTTGGCGTTGGAATAATTCCCAAATCAATTACATTTTTACCTGCCTGTAAAATTCCTGATATAACCGATGAATAAAAAATCTTAGAACTTGGTCTAGTATCATAACCTAATAAAATTTTATCTTCCTTTTGATTTTTAGAAAAATGGTAAGTAAATATAAAAAAATCGTATGGGAAAATATTAAAAAATACCTTTCCTCTTAAACCAGAAACGCTAAATTTATACATTTGTTATTAGTATAAAGAGAAATAAGATTAAGTCAAGAGTGTTGAATAAGAACTTATTAAGTTAATATAAAAAAAGTGGTAACCTTTAGGGGTCTTTTTTCGTATTATATATAGGGAGAGATATTATGGTGATGGACTGTTATCCGAAGGTTAATAAGTATACTATTCCTAATCTGATGGGCAATTTCAAAATAATCCCAAAGAAAGGTTATTTATCTTTCTACTATTATAATTTCCAACCGGCTTATAACGATTATTGGATAAAGAGGTTATTAATTTTACTAAAAAACAAACTTAAAAAGGAGGTGCTTAAAACCCAGTATTTTTTTAATAACTAAATAAATATCTCTTTTATATATTCTAAAAACCTATCTTAGTAATACAGGAGGGTTTTGCTTTCTATTAAAAAGGGGGCAGTATAGGAGATATTATAGAATTTAGTTTTTAAAGGTATAATAATTTGAGAAAACTATTTTAAAATGGGTAAAGATTTCTTTTAAATCTTTTGAAATAAATAAGTTTTGCTTTTGAATGATTATTTTAGTTTTATGAGGATTTTATACTTTGTTTTAGAGTTCCTTTTATTTTTAGGTTAATTATTATAAGTAAATAAGATTTTTTGACTTTTGATGATAATTTATTATAATACTAAAATGTTAAAGAAAACACCTTTTTATGAGAAACATTTGGAATATAAGGCACAGATGATTGATTTTTTTTCTTATTTGATGCCGATTTCTTATCGTTCAATTAAAGAAGAGGTATTAGCGGTAAGAAATAACTGTGGTCTTTTTGATGTCTCTCATATGGGAAGGATTGAGGTTTCCGGAAAAGATTATAAGGAATTTGTGAATTATCTGATTACTAATGATATTTTTTCTTTAAAAGAGTATCAAGCTTGTTATGCTTGTATGTTATATGAAGATGGTGGGATTGTTGACGATTTGGTCTGTTATAATCTACCTGAGAGAATTTTATTGGTAGTAAATTGTGCCAATTTAGAGAAGGATTATAATTATATTTTATCAATAAATAAAAAATTTAATTGTGAAATAAAAAATATTTCCGAAGAGGTTTGTCAGTTGGCTTTGCAAGGCAAAAGGGCAGAAGAAATTCTTTCTTCTCTTACCAATGATAATTTATCAGAGATTGGTTTCTATTATTCTAAGGAGATAAAGATATTGGATGTTTTAATGTTAGTCTCCCGAACAGGCTATACGGGTGAAGATGGTTTTGAGTTATATTTTGATAGAAGTTATGCCCATAAGATATGGGATGCTCTTTTTGAGAAAGATTCTTCCCTTATGCCTTGTGGATTGGGAGCAAGGGATATGTTAAGATTGGAAATGGGCTATTGTTTATATGGTCAGGATATTGATAAGGATAAAAATCCCTTAGAGGCTAATCTTTCTTTTGTAGTAAAATTTAATAAGGATTTCATTGGCAAAGAAGCATTATTGAAAATAAAAGAACAAGGGCTGAAAAGAAAATTGGTGGGAATAAAATTTGCTGATAAAGTAATTCCACGACCAAAAATGAATTTATACGATAGTAATAATTCTTTAATAGGTTTTATTACCAGTGGCACTTTTTCTTTTAGTGTAAATTGTGGGATTGCTTTGGGATATGTCGATATAAATTATTGCCAAATTGGTAATAAAGTTTATTTAGAAAATAAGAAAGAGGGTGAGATTGTGAAATTACCTTTTTATCAATTTGGTAGTATTAAAAAATCAAAAAAGGAGGTTTAATGGCTTTAGTATTAGATAATTTGTATTACACAAAAACCCATGAGTGGATTAAAGTAGAGAATGATATTGGAATTGTTGGTATAACCGATTTTGCCCAAAAGGAATTACAGGATATCGTCTATTTTGGCATTGAAGAAAGTATTGTTGGCAAAGAATTAAAGGCAGGAGATAAATTTGGATATGTGGAAGCAGTGAAAACTGCCGCTGATTTGTATTTACCGGTTTCAGGAGAGATTATTGAGATAAATAAAGAGTTAATTGCTAATCCGGTAATTGCTAATCAAGACCCTTATGGTCAAGGTTGGATATTGAAAATTAAGATAAAAGATAAAGAAGAATTAAAAAATTTATTAAATAGTGAAGATTATAAAAAACATATTGGAGAGGCATAAATGTTTATACCCCATAGTGAAGAAGAGATAAAAGAGATGCTTTCTTATCTTGGACTAAAGAGTTTAGATGAACTTTTTCAAACTATTCCTGACAATTTAAAAGTAAAATTAGAAGACGAGAAGGTTAAAGTATTAAAAGAGTTGGAAGCAAGAAAAGAATTAAAAAAGATTTCCCAAGAGAATAAGACAATTTCTTCTTATATCTCTTTTTTAGGTGGCGGTATTTATGACCATTATATCCCTTCCTGTATTGACCAGATTGTTTTAAGAAGCGAGTTTTATACTGCTTATACTCCTTATCAGCCAGAGGTATCCCAAGGGACCTTACAGGCAATGTTTGAGTTTCAATCTTTGATCTGTGATTTATTCAAAATGGATGTCTCTACTGCTTCCCATTATGATGGTGCTACTGCTTTGGCAGAGGCGATTTATGTTTTAAAAAAGAAAGGTTATAAAAATTGTCTAATCTCTTCTGGTGTTTCACCTTTTTATTGGGAAGTTATTAAAACCTACTTTTTAGGTCAAGATATAAATTTTGTTAAAATCCCTTTAAAGGAATTTACTATTGATAT
The candidate division WOR-3 bacterium DNA segment above includes these coding regions:
- the gcvH gene encoding glycine cleavage system protein GcvH; this translates as MALVLDNLYYTKTHEWIKVENDIGIVGITDFAQKELQDIVYFGIEESIVGKELKAGDKFGYVEAVKTAADLYLPVSGEIIEINKELIANPVIANQDPYGQGWILKIKIKDKEELKNLLNSEDYKKHIGEA
- the gcvT gene encoding glycine cleavage system aminomethyltransferase GcvT: MLKKTPFYEKHLEYKAQMIDFFSYLMPISYRSIKEEVLAVRNNCGLFDVSHMGRIEVSGKDYKEFVNYLITNDIFSLKEYQACYACMLYEDGGIVDDLVCYNLPERILLVVNCANLEKDYNYILSINKKFNCEIKNISEEVCQLALQGKRAEEILSSLTNDNLSEIGFYYSKEIKILDVLMLVSRTGYTGEDGFELYFDRSYAHKIWDALFEKDSSLMPCGLGARDMLRLEMGYCLYGQDIDKDKNPLEANLSFVVKFNKDFIGKEALLKIKEQGLKRKLVGIKFADKVIPRPKMNLYDSNNSLIGFITSGTFSFSVNCGIALGYVDINYCQIGNKVYLENKKEGEIVKLPFYQFGSIKKSKKEV